Part of the Desulfolutivibrio sulfoxidireducens genome is shown below.
ATCCTTTTTCGGCAGGCCCTTGCAGAGTACAGGCTCCAAAACCTCGACCTTGAGGTTCGGGATCATGCCGGCCAGGATTTCGACGGTCTTGCCGCCCCAGCCATAGGAACCGATGATGGACAAGAACCGGGCCTTGGGACGCAGGGCGTTGGCCAGAAATGCGGCATGGGCCGCCAAAGGATGCGGCCCGGCCAGGACTGTCGGCGCTCCGAGCACGATGCTCCCCGCGTCGACCAGGGACATGGCCAGTTTGCCGATATCCGTTACCGCGAGATTGAACAACTCAACGCCGACATCCCGCTTGGACAAGGCCGAGCCCAGATGGTCGACCATACGGCGTGTGCTGCCGTGCATCGACACAAACGGAAGCGCCACAAGATTTTTGGGAAGGGCGGACACCCATTCCGCATAGGAGTCCATGATCCAACCCGGTTGATCATAGATCTGACCATGGCTTGGAGCAATCATATGGATGTCGTAGTCGGCAAGCTTGTCCATGTTCTTGGCGATGATGGTGCGAAACGGCATCATGATTTCCGCGAAATAGCGCTTCGCCGCCTCATGCACTCGGCACTGGTCCGTGACAAAAAGATCGCTGCTGGCGATATGCGATCCAAAAAAGTCGCAACTGAAAAGTATTTTGTCTTCAACCAGATAGCTCACCATGGTCTCCGGCCAATGCACCCATGGCGTATGGATGAATGTGAGTGTCTTCTCGCCAAGGGAGATGCTGTCCCCATCGGCTACAACGATGAAGGCATCTTCAGGCAGGCGCATCAGGTCCATGAGCAGGCCCTTCGCCTTGGCGGTGACCACAATCTTGGCTTCGGGGAAACGGGAGAGGACCAAGGGGATGGCCCCGGAATGATCTTGTTCGGCATGATGCGAAATCACATAGTCGATTCGGGAAACCTCCTCCAGAGAGGCCAGAAACATATCCGCAAAAGCCAGATCCACAGTGTCCAACAGGGCGGTTTTCTCGGAACCATGTACAAGATACGCGTTGTACGTCGTTCCGTCGGGAAGCGGGATCAAGGAATCGAAAAGGCGTCTGTCCCAGTCAACGGCACCCACACTATACACTGAATCTGTAATCTTTTTCATTTCATGCTCCTTTTGAAAAAAGACACTTCACTGCCCATTTTCATGCAACATCACAACCCGAATCGTGACCATCCCTCCAAAGCGCTTGATTATGACCCGCGAACCTGTGCCATCACGAT
Proteins encoded:
- a CDS encoding FprA family A-type flavoprotein; amino-acid sequence: MKKITDSVYSVGAVDWDRRLFDSLIPLPDGTTYNAYLVHGSEKTALLDTVDLAFADMFLASLEEVSRIDYVISHHAEQDHSGAIPLVLSRFPEAKIVVTAKAKGLLMDLMRLPEDAFIVVADGDSISLGEKTLTFIHTPWVHWPETMVSYLVEDKILFSCDFFGSHIASSDLFVTDQCRVHEAAKRYFAEIMMPFRTIIAKNMDKLADYDIHMIAPSHGQIYDQPGWIMDSYAEWVSALPKNLVALPFVSMHGSTRRMVDHLGSALSKRDVGVELFNLAVTDIGKLAMSLVDAGSIVLGAPTVLAGPHPLAAHAAFLANALRPKARFLSIIGSYGWGGKTVEILAGMIPNLKVEVLEPVLCKGLPKKDTLAALDGLADSIATKHRESGFGI